In Miscanthus floridulus cultivar M001 chromosome 5, ASM1932011v1, whole genome shotgun sequence, one genomic interval encodes:
- the LOC136450916 gene encoding formin-like protein 1: MPSPLQFLQLLLPILLATCCVDGANGPDALATARRQLHQPFFVPDQPGQPSAPPPFFPAMPVTPPPPMPTGQDQPTYPALVLPNTGSSGATPPAGSSHGSKKASKLVPAILLPLLTVAVLGLSVAFFFSHRRSNAARGGGGGCVSGGDAKFLHPERTSLFARDEFGGSGGGGGAAPAPAPATSAEFLYVGTLASRADERSSDTTSSGDEESRSSGGSPELRPLPPLARQCAPAPSRSPGGGSPSSGEEEFYSPRGSSTKTTSSSRRTLATAVQAALEARDRSRTPSPGSVLSTPSYPSSPGATLSPAPASPPAFSSPGESGRRSVKSRSESARVVVLPPVPPTPPPPPPFAPTLPPPPPPRRKPPSPSPPCSPLNDKSALRSSTDTIERNPFAQPPSLPTSTHPPRPPPAAGPPPPPPPPPPPPVGYWESRVRKPDTSKETLSPALSPPPQAANFRSVPAPTDAFPSRLPESSDQGDKSEDTTPRPKLKPLHWDKVRASSDRIMVWDQLKSSSFQVNEEMIETLFICNPANAPAKEATRRPVLPTPKAENKVLDPKKAQNIAILLRALNVTKEEVCDALCEGNTENFGAELLETLLKMAPTKEEEIKLREFKEETSPIKLNPAEKFLKAVLDVPFAFKRVDAMLYIANFDSEVNYLKKSFETLEAACDELRSSRLFLKLLEAVLKTGNRMNVGTNRGDAHAFKLDTLLKLVDVKGTDGHTTLLHFVVQEIIRTEGSRMSASTQTTPRTQANPLREELECKKLGLQVVASLANELSNVKKAAAMDSDVLSSYVTKLAGGIDKITEVLRLNEELKSRDDAWQFHDRMQKFLKKADDEIIRVQCQESVALSLVKEITEYFHGDSAKEEAHPFRIFMVVRDFLTVLDQVCKEVGRINDRTIASSVRHFPVPVNPMMPQLFPRLHALRAGFSDDESSAASVSSP, translated from the exons ATGCCATCTCCCCTGCAATTCTTGCAGCTGCTGTTACCCATCTTGCTCGCCACTTGCTGCGTCGATGGAGCCAACGGACCCGACGCTCTCGCCACCGCCAGGAGGCAGCTCCACCAGCCCTTCTTCGTCCCGGATCAGCCCGGGCAGCCGTCGGCGCCGCCGCCGTTCTTTCCCGCGATGCCGGTGACGCCGCCGCCTCCGATGCCGACGGGGCAGGACCAGCCGACGTATCCTGCTCTGGTGCTCCCCAACACCGGCTCCAGCGGCGCCACGCCTCCGGCCGGCAGCTCGCACGGGTCCAAGAAGGCCTCCAAGCTCGTCCCGGCCATACTGCTGCCGCTGCTCACGGTGGCCGTGCTCGGGCTGTCCGTCGCCTTCTTCTTCTCGCACCGCCGGAGCAATGCGGCGCGTGGCGGAGGAGGCGGGTGTGTCAGTGGCGGGGACGCCAAGTTCTTGCACCCGGAAAGGACGAGCCTCTTCGCGCGCGACGAGTTCGGTggcagcggtggtggtggtggggccgcgccggcgccggcgccggctacCTCTGCTGAGTTCCTCTACGTGGGAACACTGGCGAGCAGAGCGGACGAGAGGAGCAGCGACACGACGTCGTCCGGCGACGAGGAGTCCCGGAGCTCGGGCGGGTCGCCCGAGCTCCGCCCGCTTCCGCCGCTGGCGCGGCAGTGCGCGCCGGCGCCGTCGAGGAGCCCCGGTGGGGGCTCCCCGTCGTCCGGAGAAGAAGAATTCTACTCGCCGCGGGGCTCATCAACGAAGACCACCTCCAGCTCGCGCAGGACTCTGGCGACGGCAGTACAGGCGGCCCTTGAAGCGCGGGACCGCTCCAGGACTCCGTCCCCTGGGTCGGTCCTGAGCACGCCGTCGTACCCATCTTCGCCGGGGGCGACGCTGTCCCCCGCGCCCGCCTCGCCGCCTGCCTTCTCCAGCCCAGGCGAGTCCGGCCGCCGCTCCGTCAAGTCAAGATCGGAAAGCGCGCGCGTCGTCGTCCTCCCGCCGGTTCCTCCGACCCCGCCCCCGCCTCCTCCCTTCGCACCGAcactgccaccaccgccacctcctcgCCGGAAACCACCGTCCCCATCGCCACCGTGCTCTCCACTAAACGACAAATCAGCTCTCAGATCCAGCACCGACACCATCGAAAGGAACCCATTCGCCCAGCCACCATCCCTACCGACGAGCACACACCCGCCACGGCCACCTCCGGCTGcagggccgccgccacctcctcctccgccaccgcctccgccggtGGGCTACTGGGAGAGCCGTGTCCGGAAGCCCGACACGTCCAAAGAAACCCTTTCGCCGGCACTGTCGCCGCCACCCCAAGCTGCCAACTTCAGGAGCGTCCCTGCACCCACCGACGCGTTTCCAAGCCGGCTGCCCGAGAGCTCCGACCAAGGCGACAAGTCCGAGGACACGACGCCACGGCCGAAGCTGAAGCCGTTGCACTGGGACAAGGTCCGGGCCAGCTCCGACCGCATCATGGTGTGGGATCAGCTCAAGTCCAGTTCATTCCA GGTGAACGAGGAGATGATCGAGACGCTGTTCATTTGCAATCCAGCCAATGCGCCGGCCAAGGAGGCGACCAGGAGGCCGGTGCTGCCGACGCCCAAGGCCGAGAACAAGGTCCTAGATCCGAAGAAGGCGCAGAACATTGCCATCTTGCTGCGCGCGCTGAATGTAACCAAGGAAGAGGTCTGCGACGCGCTTTGTGAAG GTAACACGGAGAACTTTGGAGCAGAATTACTGGAGACCTTGCTGAAGATGGCTCCTACCAAGGAAGAGGAGATTAAACTGAGAGAATTCAAAGAGGAGACTTCTCCAATTAAGCTTAATCCAGCTGAGAAGTTCCTCAAGGCAGTGCTTGATGTGCCTTTTGCCTTCAAAAGAGTTGATGCAATGCTTTACATAGCGAACTTTGATTCAGAGGTCAATTACCTAAAGAAGTCTTTCGAGACCCTTGAG GCTGCTTGTGATGAGCTTAGAAGCAGCAGGCTATTTCTTAAGCTACTTGAAGCAGTTCTGAAGACTGGCAACAGGATGAATGTTGGCACAAACCGTGGGGATGCACACGCGTTCAAGCTTGACACTCTACTCAAATTGGTTGATGTCAAAGGCACCGATGGACACACGACCCTTCTGCACTTTGTCGTACAGGAGATCATACGAACAGAGGGCTCCCGTATGTCTGCCAGCACCCAAACAACTCCAAGAACCCAAGCAAATCCTCTACGAGAAGAGCTTGAGTGCAAGAAGCTAGGCCTCCAGGTAGTGGCTAGCCTTGCCAACGAGCTCAGCAATGTCAAGAAGGCAGCTGCCATGGATTCCGACGTGCTTAGCAGCTACGTTACCAAACTTGCTGGAGGAATAGACAAGATCACTGAGGTACTGCGATTGAACGAAGAGTTGAAGTCAAGGGATGATGCGTGGCAGTTCCACGACAGAATGCAGAAGTTCTTGAAGAAGGCAGACGACGAGATCATCAGGGTTCAGTGTCAGGAGAGTGTGGCACTGTCGCTCGTGAAGGAAATCACCGAGTACTTCCATGGCGATTCCGCAAAGGAGGAGGCTCACCCTTTCAGGATCTTCATGGTCGTAAGGGATTTCCTAACGGTTCTTGATCAGGTCTGCAAGGAAGTGGGCAGGATCAATGATCGTACCATCGCCAGCTCTGTGCGCCATTTCCCAGTGCCGGTTAACCCAATGATGCCACAATTGTTCCCACGGCTTCATGCTTTGAGAGCTGGATTCTCTGACGATGAGAGTTCAGCTGCTTCAGTGTCATCACCATGA
- the LOC136450917 gene encoding beta-glucosidase 4-like codes for MVSSRLARVTAPHWPTGTHAGVAAHVFSPCPLAGRGNWRWRTSVSAASSRSRRQAPFINSTLPNPSSPRFRIHQLLHAASRSLTPSLPATPPLSPPAGAMGVTRADFPDGFVFGVATSAYQIEGARREGGKGDSIWDVFTDDKERVLDRSNAEIAVDHYHRYKEDIELMASLGFSAYRFSISWARIFPDGLGEKVNEQGVAFYNDLINFMISKGIEPYATLYHWDLPNNLQKTLGGWISDKIVEYFALYAEACFANFGDRVKRWITINEPLQTAINGYGIGIFAPGGCQGETARCYLAAHHQILAHAAAVDVYRRKFKAAQGGEVGLVVDCEWAEPFSENVEDQIAAQRRIDFQLGWYLDPIYFGDYPESMRQRLGSDLPTFSEKDKEFIRNKIDFVGLNHYTSRLIAHHQNPDDVYFYQVQQMERIEKWNSGEKIGERAASEWLFIVPWGLRKVLNYIAKKYNNPVIYVTENGMDDEDDQSATLDQVLNDTMRVGYFKGYLNSVAQAIKDGADVRGYFAWSFLDNFEWAMGYTKRFGIVYVDYKNGLARHPKASALWFSRFLKGEAAENKADTN; via the exons ATGGTCTCGTCTCGTCTCGCTCGCGTGACAGCACCCCATTGGCCGACAGGGACACACGCCGGCGTGGCTGCTCACGTGTTCTCACCCTGCCCTCTCGCCGGCCGGGGCAACTGGCGATGGCGAACGAGTGTCTCTGCCGCTTCCTCTAGGAGTAGACGTCAGGCGCCATTTATTAATTCAACTCTCCCCAACCCCTCAAGCCCACGCTTCCGAATTCACCAACTCCTCCACGCCGCGTCGAGATCGCTCACGCCTTCGCTCCCAGCGACTCCACCACTCAGCCCACCCGCCGGAGCAATGGGGGTGACCCGCGCCGACTTCCCCGACGGCTTCGTCTTCGGCGTCGCCACCTCCGCCTACCAG ATTGAGGGAGCAAGAAGGGAGGGAGGCAAAGGAGACAGCATATGGGATGTATTTACAGATGACAAAG AACGTGTCTTAGACAGAAGCAATGCAGAAATTGCAGTTGATCACTACCATCGATATAAG GAAGACATTGAGCTCATGGCAAGTCTAGGTTTTAGTGCGTACAGATTTTCAATATCTTGGGCGCGTATATTTCCTG ATGGCTTGGGGGAAAAGGTCAATGAGCAAGGAGTTGCCTTCTATAATGACCTCATCAACTTTATGATTTCGAAAG GTATTGAGCCTTACGCAACTCTGTATCATTGGGATCTTCCAAACAATCTTCAGAAGACTCTAGGGGGCTGGATTTCTGACAAGATTGT GGAGTACTTTGCATTGTATGCAGAGGCTTGCTTTGCAAATTTTGGAGACAGAGTAAAGCGTTGGATAACAATCAATGAACCTCTCCAAACTGCAATCAATGGTTATGGGATTGGAATTTTTGCACCTGGAGGATGCCAAGGTGAAACTGCTAGATGTTACTTAGCCGCTCATCACCAAATCTTGGCTCATGCTGCTGCTGTTGATGTTTATAGAAGAAAGTTCAAG GCCGCACAAGGTGGTGAAGTAGGGTTGGTTGTTGATTGTGAATGGGCAGAGCCATTTTCTGAAAACGTGGAGGACCAAATTGCTGCACAACGGAGGATCGACTTTCAACTTGGATG GTACCTAGACCCAATATATTTTGGTGATTACCCAGAAAGCATGCGTCAGCGACTGGGCAGTGATCTTCCAACCTTCTCAGAGAAAGATAAAGAATTCATCAGGAACAAAATTGATTTTGTTGGACTAAATCATTATACTTCGAGACTCATTGCTCATCACCAAAATCCAGATGATGTTTATTTCTACCAAGTGCAACAAATGGAGAGAATAG AAAAATGGAATAGTGGTGAAAAAATCGGTGAAAGG GCTGCATCTGAATGGCTTTTCATAGTTCCTTGGGGCCTTCGTAAAGTACTTAATTATATAGCGAAGAAATACAATAATCCAGTAATTTATGTTACTGAGAATG gcatggatgatgaagatgatcaatccGCAACGCTTGACCAGGTCCTAAATGACACGATGAGAGTCGGTTACTTCAAAGGATACCTCAATTCAGTTGCACAAGCAATCAA GGACGGAGCTGATGTCCGTGGGTACTTTGCGTGGTCATTCCTGGACAACTTTGAGTGGGCTATGGGCTACACCAAGAGGTTTGGCATAGTTTATGTCGATTACAAGAATGGGCTGGCCAGGCATCCGAAAGCATCGGCCCTTTGGTTCTCGCGCTTCCTGAAGGGCGAGGCTGCTGAAAACAAAGCTGACACAAACTGA
- the LOC136453781 gene encoding small ribosomal subunit protein mS80 (rPPR6)-like gives MMWRSRARALLLLRSTIPRSLPPPPPPYATRTLTQLPPPRPLSRFLSSSPDPIPDASSSAAADPFPEVLSSPTEASQDATEAGEDNLSSMWEEAGDADDIFASPGSADAVADDEEVARVCAAVESTPDDKIASTLADMIVDFNEPLLAAVLLAAEQCSCKKLISLFNYAAKNNPAAKSLSNLEILVSKVVDSDEIDKTDAYLLWDSIKEIGSVPGSVSTPLLNEMIAIFWKLEKSKAALEVFLKFDEFGCTPDSDSYYLVIEAARKKSMFRSACEVCEKMIGSACFPNGEKVGRILTYLCEGKKVKTAHSLYLAVKEKKIQIPKSALDFLVGASARNDETIGTALELLEEYQGESLKHAGKSFATVVHALCRVNKMEDANNLLTRMVQLEEYQRESLKNAGKTFATVIHGLCRKKKLEDAKTLLMRMVNVGPAPGNAVFNFVITALSKQGEMEDAKGLMRMMESQGTSPDIYTYSVLMSGYIKGGMISEAHDLLREAKKVHLKLNRVAYHILIRGYCKMEDFEKAIECLKEMRKDGLLPNVDEYDKLIQSLCLKAMDWRRAEKLLEEMEDSGLCLRGISRSLIAAVKELEGEEMQSKASQEA, from the coding sequence ATGATGTGGCGTTCGCGAGCTCGGGCCCTGCTCCTACTCCGCTCGACCATTCCCCGGTCACTGCCGCCTCCTCCACCACCATATGCCACTCGAACCCTAACCCAACTCCCACCTCCCCGCCCTCTCTCccgcttcctctcctcctccccagATCCCATCCCCGATGCCTCTTCCTCCGCCGCCGCGGATCCCTTCCCTGAAGTCTTATCTTCTCCGACCGAGGCTTCCCAAGATGCCACTGAGGCCGGGGAGGACAACCTGAGCTCGATGTGGGAGGAAGCTGGGGACGCCGACGATATCTTTGCCTCCCCCGGCAGCGCCGACGCCGTAGCCGACGATGAGGAGGTCGCCCGCGTGTGCGCCGCCGTCGAGTCCACTCCCGATGACAAGATCGCGTCCACCCTCGCCGACATGATCGTGGACTTCAACGAGCCGCTCCTCGCCGCAGTCCTCCTTGCTGCCGAGCAATGCTCCTGTAAGAAGCTGATTTCCCTGTTCAACTATGCCGCGAAGAATAACCCCGCTGCCAAGAGCCTCTCGAATCTTGAGATTCTCGTGAGCAAGGTAGTTGATTCTGATGAGATAGACAAGACAGACGCTTATTTGCTTTGGGATTCGATTAAGGAAATTGGCTCTGtgccaggatcagtgagtacACCATTGTTGAATGAAATGATCGCCATATTTTGGAAGCTTGAGAAGTCGAAGGCAGCACTGGAGGTGTTTTTGAAGTTCGATGAGTTTGGTTGTACTCCGGACAGTGACAGCTATTATCTTGTTATTGAAGCGGCACGAAAGAAGTCCATGTTCCGCTCTGCTTGTGAAGTTTGTGAGAAGATGATTGGCTCTGCCTGCTTCCCTAATGGTGAGAAGGTTGGCAGGATTTTGACTTACCTTTGTGAGGGGAAGAAGGTGAAGACGGCACACTCATTATACCTTGCAGTGAAGGAAAAAAAGATTCAGATCCCAAAGTCAGCCCTGGATTTCCTTGTTGGTGCTTCGGCAAGGAATGATGAGACCATTGGTACTGCTCTGGAGCTGCTGGAAGAGTACCAAGGGGAGTCGCTTAAGCATGCAGGCAAGTCCTTTGCCACGGTTGTACATGCTTTGTGTAGGGTAAACAAAATGGAGGATGCAAATAATTTGTTGACGAGGAtggtgcagcttgaagagtacCAAAGGGAATCTCTTAAGAATGCAGGCAAGACATTTGCCACAGTTATACATGGTTTGTGTAGGAAAAAGAAATTGGAGGATGCAAAAACATTGTTGATGAGGATGGTAAATGTTGGCCCAGCTCCAGGTAATGCAGTGTTTAATTTTGTCATCACAGCATTGTCAAAACAGGGAGAAATGGAGGATGCAAAAGGTTTGATGAGAATGATGGAGAGCCAAGGGACCAGTCCTGATATCTATACTTACAGTGTGCTCATGAGTGGCTACATAAAAGGAGGCATGATCAGTGAAGCCCATGATCTACTTCGTGAAGCTAAGAAAGTTCATCTGAAGCTAAACAGGGTTGCTTATCATATACTTATCCGTGGATACTGCAAGATGGAGGACTTTGAGAAGGCCATTGAGTGCCTAAAGGAGATGAGGAAAGATGGGTTGCTGCCAAATGTGGATGAGTATGACAAACTGATTCAGTCATTGTGTCTCAAGGCTATGGACTGGAGAAGAGCTGAGAAACTCCTGGAGGAAATGGAGGATAGTGGTTTATGCCTAAGGGGTATAAGTCGCAGCCTCATAGCTGCAGTCAAGGAGTTGGAAGGAGAGGAAATGCAGTCAAAGGCGAGCCAAGAAGCATAG
- the LOC136453782 gene encoding uncharacterized protein: protein MAATVPAFTGNLKKALAGLRRINLDGLQWRVFDAKGQVLGRLASQIAVVLQGKDKPTYAPHVENGDMCIVLNAKDISVTGRKMTDKIYYWHTGYVGHLKERRLKDQMKKDPTEVIRKAVLRMLPRNRLRDDRDRKLRIFSGNEHTFHDRPLEPFVMPPRQVREMRPRARRAMIRAQKKEQANRAKEEEDAKNATAEITA, encoded by the exons ATGGCTGCGACGGTACCGGCCTTCACAGGCAACCTGAAG AAAGCACTTGCAGGTCTGAGAAGAATCAATTTAGATGGGTTGCAATGGCGTGTATTTGATGCTAAGGGTCAG GTGCTTGGACGGTTGGCTTCCCAAATAGCTGTTGTGCTTCAAGGCAAGGATAAACCAACCTATGCACCACATGTGGAAAATGGAGACATGTGCATTGTACTTAATGCAAAGGATATCAGTGTTACAGGAAGGAAAATGACAGATAAGATTTACTACTGGCATACAGG GTATGTTGGCCATTTGAAGGAAAGGAGGCTCAAGGATCAGATGAAGAAAGATCCAACTGAAGTGATTCGCAAAGCTGTGCTGCGCATGCTTCCCCGCAACAGACTGCGTGAT GATAGGGATCGCAAGCTGAGGATATTTTCTGGGAACGAGCATACATTCCATGATCGCCCTCTTGAACCTTTTGTGATGCCACCACGGCAAGTACGCGAGATGCGCCCCCGAGCAAGGCGTGCAATGATAAGGGCCCAGAAGAAAGAGCAGGCAAACAGAgccaaggaggaagaagatgctaaGAATGCCACAGCTGAGATCACTGCGTAG